Proteins from a genomic interval of Streptobacillus ratti:
- a CDS encoding mevalonate kinase family protein, with protein MLEKAGAKLYLAGEYAILSENSYAIVSFIPKYTYLNVEENKVWEILTEIEDKDNIIELLLKYIEKKFEIKKKARLRYFSELYKNGEKYGLGSSASLIVVTIKAILKINGYNISKRELFDISIDFMIENNMSGSFGDVACICYESNIFFKSSNRIDRKYIIKKIDTKTNLKIEAIWTKKSASSSKLISKIDMNNEVFEKFKNISNALVLEMFDNLIENRVDKILDNVDKLSGNLYYLELNNDSVIHTPLIKEILSKYRYSKISGAGGGDFILSFSKSDVLEDLKVDVLY; from the coding sequence ATGTTAGAAAAAGCAGGAGCTAAACTATATCTTGCAGGGGAGTATGCAATTTTAAGTGAAAATTCATATGCTATAGTATCATTTATTCCTAAATATACATATTTAAATGTTGAAGAAAATAAAGTGTGGGAAATATTAACTGAGATTGAAGATAAGGATAATATAATAGAATTACTTTTAAAATATATTGAAAAAAAATTTGAAATTAAAAAAAAAGCGAGGCTTAGATATTTTAGTGAACTTTATAAAAATGGAGAAAAATATGGTCTAGGTTCTTCGGCTTCTTTAATTGTAGTAACTATCAAAGCTATTTTAAAAATAAATGGTTATAATATATCAAAAAGAGAACTTTTTGATATTTCCATAGATTTTATGATAGAAAATAATATGAGTGGTTCTTTTGGAGATGTAGCTTGTATTTGCTATGAAAGTAATATATTTTTTAAATCATCTAATAGAATAGATAGAAAATATATTATAAAAAAAATTGATACAAAAACTAACTTAAAAATAGAAGCTATATGGACAAAAAAATCTGCAAGTAGCTCTAAATTAATTTCTAAAATTGATATGAATAATGAAGTTTTTGAAAAATTTAAAAATATATCTAATGCTTTAGTTTTGGAGATGTTTGATAATTTAATAGAAAATAGAGTTGATAAAATATTAGATAATGTAGATAAATTAAGTGGAAATCTGTATTATTTAGAATTAAATAATGACAGTGTTATTCATACGCCTTTAATAAAAGAAATCTTGTCTAAGTATAGATATTCTAAAATTTCAGGTGCGGGGGGTGGAGATTTTATACTTTCTTTTTCAAAATCTGATGTTTTGGAGGATTTAAAAGTAGATGTCTTATATTAG
- the mvaD gene encoding diphosphomevalonate decarboxylase, producing the protein MARGYINIAIVKYWGKKEFNPYLVPMQGSISLRSNKLYTETDVSESDKDIFILNGKIQDENETKKIFSFVDKVMEQRKINRKPICIDSKNFVPTAAGLASSASAYCTLTQALNDFFKLNLTIEEMAKISTMGSGSACRSFYNISAFDKNGEIYELKTELNLAMLAIVLNDKKKELPSRDAMEIAKKSPIYSMWVKRANEDFEKMKLALLENDFIKIGNIMEKNTIIMHNTTFKSNPSFSFLTKETYFVIKIVKRLRMKGLNIFTTMDAGPNVKVLYLKENEEKVLKELNKYFGGKIVLC; encoded by the coding sequence ATGGCTAGAGGATATATAAATATAGCTATAGTTAAATATTGGGGGAAAAAAGAATTTAATCCATATCTTGTGCCTATGCAAGGAAGTATATCTCTTAGGTCAAATAAGCTTTATACAGAAACTGATGTATCAGAAAGTGATAAGGATATTTTCATATTAAATGGTAAAATTCAAGATGAAAATGAAACCAAAAAGATATTTTCTTTTGTTGATAAAGTTATGGAACAGAGAAAAATTAATAGAAAACCTATTTGTATAGATAGTAAAAATTTTGTACCAACAGCAGCAGGTCTTGCATCTAGTGCTAGTGCATATTGTACACTTACACAGGCATTAAATGATTTCTTTAAATTAAATTTAACTATAGAGGAAATGGCTAAAATATCTACTATGGGATCTGGTTCTGCATGTAGAAGTTTCTATAACATATCAGCTTTTGATAAAAATGGAGAAATTTATGAATTAAAAACAGAACTTAATCTTGCTATGCTAGCCATAGTACTTAACGATAAGAAAAAGGAATTACCGTCAAGAGATGCAATGGAAATTGCTAAAAAATCACCTATTTATTCTATGTGGGTAAAAAGAGCAAATGAAGATTTTGAGAAAATGAAATTAGCATTATTAGAAAATGATTTTATTAAAATTGGTAATATTATGGAAAAAAACACAATAATTATGCACAATACTACATTTAAATCTAATCCATCATTTTCTTTTTTAACTAAAGAAACATATTTTGTTATTAAAATTGTAAAAAGGTTAAGAATGAAAGGTCTTAATATTTTTACTACAATGGATGCTGGTCCTAATGTTAAAGTTCTTTATTTAAAAGAAAATGAAGAAAAAGTATTAAAAGAATTAAATAAATATTTTGGAGGTAAAATAGTTTTATGTTAG